One window from the genome of Cyclobacterium amurskyense encodes:
- a CDS encoding DUF5723 family protein, which yields MKKVLILSFLLIISSGVLVAQQNYFGVQNSNRKGMINAMMNPAEINNLTKKVEVSLFSFNVGLDNNTLSLQDIIDDPDVFENIFNDIDKPVNLRSDVSILGPALGLRFKQWSFGLTTEVKAKADIINFNPDLGSSIVDNSNGNDNQTIINIPQNQRINAVGWMEVGFLAGRKILDTDFHTLSVGANFKLLFPGSYANLGIDKFQATIIDSQDETTITNAQGSLNLSYDERWENEDGNNIEDNLWRDFSPGGLGVDLGVNYMLKKDDKPFLNAGLTIKNLGSMGMGSNQQQRNYTVNIPENEYFRVDNLDGNIDEINEQLVASGYFTINNNDSDVRVNLPRTLATYVEFSPVKSFQISLYAQKRISDENINTNLSAADLIVLTPRLVLGKFEMYSPWMKHQVSNLTGGLGFQYGGFFIGSHSIITGLMQNNSRRADIHMGLSWGFGS from the coding sequence ATGAAAAAAGTATTAATACTTTCTTTTTTATTAATTATTAGCAGTGGTGTATTAGTAGCACAGCAAAATTATTTTGGAGTACAAAACAGTAATAGGAAGGGCATGATCAATGCCATGATGAACCCTGCAGAAATTAATAATTTAACCAAAAAGGTAGAGGTTTCACTCTTTTCTTTCAATGTTGGTTTGGACAATAACACATTGTCCCTTCAAGACATTATTGACGACCCAGATGTTTTTGAAAATATCTTTAACGATATTGATAAACCAGTTAACCTTAGATCGGATGTATCCATTTTGGGTCCTGCATTAGGTCTGAGGTTTAAGCAATGGTCTTTTGGTCTCACAACCGAGGTAAAAGCGAAAGCGGACATCATAAATTTCAACCCTGACTTGGGTAGCTCCATTGTCGATAATTCTAATGGAAACGATAATCAAACCATAATAAACATTCCACAAAACCAACGCATTAATGCTGTAGGATGGATGGAAGTTGGCTTTTTGGCTGGAAGGAAGATCTTGGATACAGATTTCCATACTTTGTCAGTAGGGGCAAATTTCAAATTGCTTTTCCCTGGTAGTTATGCCAACTTAGGGATCGATAAATTCCAAGCAACTATAATTGATTCTCAGGACGAAACTACAATTACCAATGCCCAAGGAAGCCTCAATCTTTCCTACGACGAGCGATGGGAAAATGAGGATGGTAATAATATAGAAGATAATTTATGGCGTGATTTCTCCCCAGGAGGCCTTGGTGTCGACTTAGGAGTAAATTATATGCTTAAAAAGGATGACAAACCCTTCTTGAATGCCGGCCTAACAATTAAAAACCTTGGAAGTATGGGCATGGGATCCAACCAACAGCAAAGGAATTACACGGTAAATATACCTGAAAACGAATATTTCAGAGTTGACAACCTCGATGGTAATATTGATGAAATTAATGAACAGTTGGTTGCTTCCGGTTATTTCACCATCAACAACAATGATTCAGATGTTCGGGTAAATTTACCAAGAACTTTAGCTACTTATGTGGAGTTTAGTCCAGTAAAAAGCTTCCAAATTTCATTGTATGCTCAAAAAAGGATTTCTGATGAAAACATAAACACCAATTTAAGTGCAGCAGATTTAATTGTCCTTACCCCTAGGCTTGTTTTGGGAAAATTTGAAATGTATTCACCTTGGATGAAACATCAGGTTTCAAATTTAACCGGAGGGCTCGGATTTCAATATGGAGGATTTTTTATCGGAAGTCATTCCATCATTACCGGCTTAATGCAAAACAACAGTCGCAGGGCAGACATTCATATGGGACTTTCATGGGGTTTTGGCTCTTAA
- a CDS encoding PVC-type heme-binding CxxCH protein, producing the protein MLNILLPSRNWPLIISLTLLVSCQQEKKMEDSSPVFEVQNNPVNSPLYTYEDSSALKSSMAAFQLEPGLQIDLIAADPLVADPSAFAFDEKGVLYVAENTGYPDPMDGKNPDTLGKISRLVDSDGDGKYDQRSVFVEGLTYPNGIMAWKGGVFVTCAPHIYYFKDTTGDGKADIQEIVLTGFNANRTAQIRTSHPTLALDGWIYVTSGLNGGEVYSPAHPERKPISFNGADGRFHPETLEFHTRGGKSQFGLAFDAFGRRFGSSNRHPLQHIVMEPDQLSNNPNLLFNKTIENVSPAEAEGFVYPISQSITTAEYIPKLMGLSHQGTFTSACGTLIFESEGLTTSHKGDAFICEPAQNLVQRQSVKDNGATFISERVHKDWEFLASSDSWFNPVFLAHGPKGAMYLADMYRKVIDHPSYVPEETRGALDFESGKGKGKIYRISNDKFEYIKEKTIFPTTSDSNNEMLIAALSSNDEWERSTAFRLILEKMPTGIIANLKEMVLSKTLNEGKVKAIWLLNHFDALDEQMLATIYNDNEPVIKEQIISIIGLRPNISDQMAASLIKGATDSNSRVRFLTAITFGTDNKEKWLPYLAKIAQKDASDPWTRAAVMTALNGQEIEFLKILEAEKEQVTFNQLPMWSELGELIGSSVSTNELKGLIDSSINSEWNNPTFSLLLGLLKGSERGHVKGAEKNYLDTYTKSKEQLNALIQETAKRVSSAEDSLTSRIQATALLSYFSPGKTESTLKELISPNNPSEIQLAAIQSLGNLNSTEAGEILTETTAWKAYTPKTKGAVIATLVSRPILRDQLLKSIEESKINPAEISSSTRLSLMKVSDAKVRKRAEILFKELESGGRMKVYEDHKRVLDIKGNAENGKGVFTANCVTCHTYAGEGGNVGPDLSGISNQPALAVLLHTIVPNYEVYPGFQAITVTTHEGKQVTGRIAAESSNSLSLKTAYGTEENILRTQIKSIENPGMSLMPNGLEQNMSDQELADLLAYLKGE; encoded by the coding sequence ATGTTAAACATTCTTTTACCGTCAAGAAATTGGCCTTTAATTATCAGTTTGACTTTATTAGTTTCCTGTCAACAGGAAAAGAAAATGGAGGACAGCTCTCCAGTCTTTGAAGTTCAAAACAACCCTGTTAATTCACCTCTCTATACTTATGAGGATTCTTCAGCATTAAAATCTTCAATGGCAGCCTTCCAGCTAGAACCTGGCCTACAGATTGATTTGATTGCTGCTGACCCTTTAGTAGCGGACCCCTCAGCTTTTGCATTTGACGAAAAAGGTGTGCTCTATGTTGCTGAAAACACCGGTTATCCGGATCCAATGGACGGAAAAAACCCTGATACCTTGGGGAAAATTTCAAGATTAGTTGACAGCGATGGGGATGGTAAATACGACCAAAGAAGTGTCTTTGTAGAGGGACTTACTTACCCCAACGGAATCATGGCTTGGAAGGGTGGCGTTTTTGTAACCTGCGCACCACATATTTATTATTTCAAAGACACCACAGGTGACGGTAAAGCTGACATTCAAGAAATCGTACTAACTGGTTTTAATGCCAATAGAACAGCACAAATACGAACAAGTCACCCAACTCTGGCTTTAGATGGTTGGATTTATGTGACAAGTGGACTTAATGGCGGAGAGGTATATTCCCCAGCCCATCCTGAAAGAAAGCCTATCTCCTTTAATGGCGCAGACGGAAGGTTTCATCCCGAAACTTTAGAATTTCATACACGAGGTGGAAAAAGTCAATTTGGCCTTGCATTTGACGCTTTTGGTAGAAGATTTGGCTCAAGTAACAGACATCCATTACAGCATATTGTCATGGAACCTGATCAATTAAGCAATAATCCCAACCTACTTTTTAACAAAACCATTGAGAATGTATCTCCCGCAGAAGCAGAGGGATTTGTGTACCCTATAAGTCAAAGCATAACTACCGCTGAATACATTCCCAAATTAATGGGCTTATCCCATCAAGGCACTTTCACCTCTGCTTGCGGGACTTTGATTTTTGAAAGTGAGGGCCTTACCACTAGTCATAAAGGGGATGCATTTATCTGTGAGCCAGCACAAAATTTGGTTCAAAGGCAATCGGTTAAAGACAATGGAGCCACCTTCATTTCTGAAAGGGTACATAAAGATTGGGAATTTCTAGCTTCATCAGACTCCTGGTTCAACCCGGTTTTCCTGGCTCATGGGCCTAAAGGAGCCATGTACTTGGCAGACATGTACAGGAAGGTAATCGACCATCCTTCTTATGTGCCTGAAGAAACTAGAGGAGCACTGGACTTTGAAAGTGGCAAGGGAAAAGGTAAGATTTATAGAATTAGCAATGACAAGTTTGAATACATTAAGGAAAAAACAATTTTCCCCACTACTTCAGACAGCAACAATGAGATGCTGATTGCAGCACTTTCCTCCAATGATGAATGGGAAAGAAGTACAGCTTTTAGGTTAATTCTAGAAAAAATGCCTACTGGAATCATTGCCAACCTTAAAGAAATGGTTTTATCTAAAACGTTGAATGAAGGTAAAGTAAAAGCCATCTGGTTATTGAATCATTTCGATGCTTTGGATGAGCAAATGTTGGCCACCATTTACAATGATAATGAACCAGTCATTAAAGAACAGATCATTTCAATTATAGGCTTGAGGCCAAATATTTCAGATCAAATGGCCGCAAGTTTAATAAAAGGAGCCACTGACAGCAATTCCAGAGTCAGATTTCTGACAGCAATAACTTTTGGCACAGACAATAAGGAAAAGTGGTTACCTTACTTGGCAAAAATAGCTCAAAAAGACGCATCGGACCCATGGACAAGGGCTGCAGTAATGACGGCATTAAATGGACAGGAGATCGAATTTCTAAAAATTTTAGAAGCAGAAAAGGAGCAAGTTACATTCAACCAATTACCAATGTGGTCAGAGTTAGGTGAACTAATAGGCAGTTCAGTTTCGACCAATGAATTAAAAGGATTAATTGACTCCTCTATTAATAGCGAATGGAACAATCCTACTTTCTCTTTGCTTCTTGGGTTATTGAAAGGTAGCGAAAGAGGACATGTAAAGGGTGCAGAAAAAAATTATTTGGATACTTATACAAAATCTAAGGAACAATTGAATGCTTTGATTCAGGAGACTGCAAAAAGAGTTTCTTCGGCTGAAGACAGCTTAACTTCTCGTATTCAAGCAACAGCCTTACTTAGCTATTTTTCTCCGGGAAAAACAGAATCTACTCTTAAGGAATTGATTTCTCCAAACAACCCTTCTGAAATCCAATTGGCTGCTATTCAGTCCCTCGGGAATTTAAACAGTACTGAGGCGGGAGAAATACTAACAGAAACAACCGCATGGAAAGCTTATACTCCCAAAACAAAAGGAGCTGTGATTGCCACACTTGTATCTAGGCCTATCCTACGGGACCAGTTATTAAAATCAATCGAAGAAAGCAAAATTAACCCGGCAGAAATATCATCTTCCACAAGACTTTCTTTAATGAAAGTAAGCGATGCGAAAGTTAGAAAACGTGCAGAAATTCTTTTCAAGGAATTGGAATCAGGAGGTAGAATGAAAGTCTATGAGGATCATAAGCGGGTACTTGATATAAAAGGAAATGCTGAAAACGGAAAAGGAGTTTTTACTGCAAATTGCGTCACCTGCCACACCTATGCAGGAGAAGGCGGGAATGTCGGGCCAGATTTATCAGGTATAAGCAACCAGCCTGCACTTGCTGTACTTTTACACACTATAGTACCCAATTATGAAGTGTATCCTGGGTTCCAAGCTATTACTGTAACAACGCATGAAGGCAAACAGGTCACAGGAAGAATTGCTGCAGAATCTTCAAATTCTTTAAGTTTAAAAACAGCTTATGGAACGGAAGAAAACATACTACGCACGCAGATAAAAAGCATAGAAAACCCGGGAATGTCTCTGATGCCAAATGGCCTGGAACAAAACATGAGTGATCAGGAATTGGCTGATTTATTGGCTTATTTAAAAGGAGAATAG
- a CDS encoding Gfo/Idh/MocA family protein: MTEKKKSSLSRRKFMGTGLLTAASLGVLPQVSLGKEAANTKEANETLRLGFIGLGRQNNGLLGSFITLPNIEVVAGCDVYDDKRQRFLNRTKDYYKGKGKTVEVEVYENYHDLLARKDVDAVVIASPDHWHALMAIDACKAGKDIYLEKPLTFTIKEGQELVKAVRSNSIVLATGSMQRSYDNFQHAVRMVQKGRLGAIKKVYACVGGPPKPYDLPKEDIPAGLNWDMWLGPLAADVHFNNDLNPPISINPPENEKVWGAWRWYKETGGGLTTDWGAHMFDIAQWAIGMDRNGPVEIIPAGYKNTKHLTFIYPNGVTVTEEPFDKKETRGCKFVGKDGWIEVSRSHYEASDPSLYPLIGEGEDLRGGGGTAHHIDFIESVRRRKDPIAPVEIGHSTCTTCNLGNIAYDLGRPLKWDPVNEKFANSDPEAEKQLHRTYRPGYRL; this comes from the coding sequence ATGACTGAAAAGAAAAAATCCTCTTTGTCCAGAAGAAAGTTTATGGGCACAGGTCTGCTTACAGCAGCAAGTTTAGGGGTGTTGCCACAAGTGAGTCTTGGCAAAGAAGCAGCTAATACTAAAGAAGCGAATGAAACTTTGCGATTGGGTTTCATTGGACTAGGAAGACAAAACAATGGGCTTCTTGGTAGCTTTATTACTTTACCGAATATAGAAGTGGTAGCCGGTTGTGATGTATATGATGACAAAAGGCAAAGATTTTTAAATCGAACCAAAGATTATTATAAAGGAAAAGGCAAAACTGTAGAAGTAGAGGTATATGAAAATTACCACGATCTACTTGCCAGGAAAGATGTAGATGCAGTGGTAATTGCAAGTCCAGATCATTGGCACGCCTTGATGGCCATCGATGCATGTAAAGCTGGTAAAGATATATACTTGGAAAAACCCCTGACCTTTACCATTAAAGAGGGGCAGGAGTTGGTTAAAGCCGTGCGTTCCAATAGCATTGTTCTGGCAACAGGAAGTATGCAACGTTCTTATGATAACTTTCAGCATGCAGTCAGAATGGTACAGAAAGGAAGATTAGGAGCAATCAAAAAAGTTTATGCTTGTGTAGGAGGGCCTCCAAAGCCTTATGATTTACCGAAAGAGGATATACCTGCAGGACTTAATTGGGACATGTGGTTAGGCCCATTGGCTGCAGATGTACATTTTAATAATGACCTCAATCCCCCTATTTCCATCAATCCTCCAGAGAATGAAAAAGTGTGGGGAGCTTGGCGTTGGTACAAAGAAACTGGTGGAGGATTGACCACAGACTGGGGGGCTCATATGTTTGATATTGCGCAATGGGCAATAGGAATGGATAGAAATGGGCCAGTTGAAATTATACCGGCTGGATATAAAAACACCAAACATCTGACATTTATTTATCCAAATGGTGTAACCGTAACAGAAGAACCTTTCGATAAAAAAGAAACAAGGGGATGTAAATTCGTTGGTAAGGATGGCTGGATAGAAGTTTCCAGATCACATTACGAAGCTTCAGATCCTAGCTTGTACCCATTGATTGGAGAAGGTGAGGACCTGAGAGGTGGCGGAGGTACAGCGCATCATATTGATTTTATAGAATCTGTACGAAGAAGAAAAGATCCAATAGCACCAGTAGAAATCGGTCATAGTACCTGTACTACTTGTAACCTTGGTAATATTGCTTATGACTTGGGTAGACCATTAAAGTGGGATCCTGTGAATGAGAAATTTGCTAATTCGGATCCTGAAGCCGAGAAGCAGCTTCATAGAACTTACAGACCTGGATACAGGTTGTAA
- a CDS encoding SGNH/GDSL hydrolase family protein, whose amino-acid sequence MLNILAKVPGNIYLTILICTIISTSSQMTLAQSPSNSKEKEAPTFRYSDAADFEVLGLLPGNTLYSRLPSEAESEVRPAVWNLSKHSSGIAIRFTSNSSTIKIRWTLKNNKVKGNMTPIASNGLDLYAYTKGRWQFVGVAIPGKEVSNEATVITGMTRENREYLLNLPLYEGVEKLEIGIEEEASITKPKDTIIDRENPIVFYGTSITQGASASRPGLTYAALLEREINKEVINLGFSGNGRFEKEVVQFIMPSKPSVIVLDCTPNSAPDTILKNLPETIAFIRNIDDSVPIVLVETIIRDYAYFKENDPKIFGTLSYIQNQNNALRKVYLDAKKNNKNTHYIFSKELIGLDNEATVDGTHFNDLGNYRMFQFLLPIIEKLLNL is encoded by the coding sequence ATGCTAAATATATTGGCCAAGGTGCCTGGCAATATTTATTTAACAATTCTTATTTGCACGATTATTAGCACATCAAGTCAAATGACTTTGGCTCAGAGTCCTTCAAATTCAAAAGAAAAAGAGGCCCCAACATTTCGCTATAGTGATGCCGCTGATTTTGAGGTACTGGGTTTACTTCCTGGCAATACACTTTATTCAAGGTTACCTTCTGAGGCTGAAAGTGAAGTGAGGCCTGCGGTCTGGAATTTGTCAAAGCACAGTTCAGGAATAGCTATCCGATTTACCTCTAACTCATCTACAATAAAAATCCGATGGACCTTGAAGAACAATAAGGTCAAAGGCAATATGACTCCAATTGCCAGCAATGGTTTGGATTTATACGCTTATACTAAAGGTAGATGGCAATTTGTAGGGGTTGCCATTCCTGGTAAGGAAGTGTCCAATGAGGCTACTGTGATTACAGGTATGACCAGAGAAAATCGTGAATATTTGCTAAATCTCCCACTGTACGAAGGAGTAGAGAAACTTGAAATCGGCATAGAAGAGGAAGCCAGCATCACCAAACCAAAAGATACCATTATCGATCGAGAAAACCCCATAGTATTTTATGGAACGAGTATTACCCAAGGGGCTTCTGCTTCCAGACCGGGACTTACCTATGCAGCCTTATTAGAGAGAGAAATCAACAAAGAAGTAATCAATCTTGGGTTTAGCGGAAATGGTCGATTTGAAAAAGAAGTCGTGCAATTTATCATGCCCTCAAAGCCTTCTGTTATCGTATTGGATTGCACACCTAACTCAGCACCTGACACCATACTGAAAAATTTACCAGAGACAATCGCTTTTATCAGAAATATTGATGACTCCGTTCCTATTGTGTTGGTGGAAACTATTATCAGGGATTATGCCTATTTCAAAGAAAATGATCCAAAAATTTTTGGCACCTTGTCCTACATTCAGAATCAAAACAATGCCCTCAGAAAAGTATACCTAGATGCAAAAAAGAACAACAAAAATACCCACTATATCTTTAGCAAAGAGCTGATTGGACTTGATAACGAAGCCACTGTGGATGGTACGCATTTCAATGACCTTGGTAATTATAGAATGTTTCAATTCTTATTACCTATAATTGAAAAACTACTTAACCTTTAA
- a CDS encoding S41 family peptidase, which yields MVNKINLCLIALLFFSSCEQWVIPEDPKSEPLDIFDSLWEDVNERYSFFDHKEIDWEEIRTTYRARITNSTGSKGLYDVLADMLFELRDGHVNLNAGFDNSRNWEWYQNYPDNYDQNIIDENYLRKDFWISGPFIHQFLNDVLYVNYRSFSQNISEGNLQIILERAKQGQGLIIDVRNNGGGSLKNAYTLASGFTDSEVLAAKKRIKNGSGKDDFSSWEDLSVPAGENVYTGPVVVLTNRRSYSATTFFAQMMKVLPQVTIVGDQTGGGGGIPVFGELANGWTYRFSGTQTIDLEGRQIEDGVLADVRVDLNPVNIARGEDNIITRALRVIYENN from the coding sequence ATGGTAAATAAAATAAACTTATGCCTAATCGCATTGCTTTTCTTTTCTTCCTGTGAGCAATGGGTGATTCCTGAGGACCCTAAATCCGAGCCTTTGGATATTTTTGACAGCCTTTGGGAAGATGTGAATGAACGCTATTCGTTTTTTGATCATAAGGAGATTGACTGGGAGGAAATAAGGACTACTTATAGGGCAAGAATCACAAACAGCACTGGCTCTAAAGGCTTGTATGATGTTTTGGCTGACATGCTATTTGAATTAAGGGATGGGCATGTTAATCTCAATGCAGGATTTGACAATAGTCGAAATTGGGAATGGTACCAGAATTATCCTGATAATTATGACCAAAATATCATAGATGAAAATTACCTAAGAAAGGACTTTTGGATCAGTGGTCCGTTTATCCATCAATTTCTTAACGATGTACTCTATGTGAATTATAGGTCTTTCTCCCAAAATATATCAGAAGGAAATCTTCAGATAATTTTAGAAAGAGCCAAACAAGGTCAGGGATTAATAATCGATGTAAGGAACAATGGAGGGGGTAGCCTAAAGAATGCTTATACCCTGGCTTCCGGATTTACAGACAGTGAAGTTTTGGCAGCTAAAAAGCGCATAAAAAATGGAAGTGGAAAAGATGACTTTTCTTCTTGGGAGGATTTAAGTGTTCCTGCAGGAGAAAATGTATATACTGGTCCAGTGGTGGTGCTTACCAATAGAAGGTCCTACAGCGCCACTACCTTTTTTGCTCAAATGATGAAGGTGTTGCCACAGGTTACTATCGTGGGTGATCAGACTGGTGGCGGAGGTGGAATTCCTGTATTTGGAGAGTTGGCTAATGGTTGGACTTATCGATTTTCAGGTACGCAAACCATAGACTTAGAAGGTAGGCAGATCGAGGATGGGGTCCTTGCTGATGTTCGTGTTGATTTAAACCCTGTTAATATAGCAAGGGGTGAAGACAATATAATCACAAGGGCCTTAAGAGTGATTTATGAGAATAATTAG
- a CDS encoding arylamine N-acetyltransferase family protein, which translates to MIFTQESLSLFKGLSLDNVSLKAYFKRIGFEGKAEKNLDTIKKLHYLHPQAIPFENINPFTEEPVVLTLPAVFEKMVKQGRGGFCFEQNLLFGAVLNTIGFDVVGLSARVFWEIVVGEVRPRDHMLLLLSLDGVKYLLDVGFGSASFSAPLVLNKEGIQNTGDYEYRISYVSEFHYLEIKIKNDWKLMHRFGLEHQMLPDYEVVSWYLCTHPTSVFIKDLMVARSFQGGRYTLFNNQFTVHKKNEASTKKKLDTAEEIMDVLKEKMLINLPERDKLKDKVQRLLKEIQNS; encoded by the coding sequence ATGATCTTCACACAAGAAAGTCTTTCCCTTTTTAAAGGGCTATCCTTAGACAATGTTTCTCTAAAGGCCTATTTCAAGCGAATTGGTTTTGAAGGGAAAGCAGAAAAAAACCTTGATACAATAAAAAAACTTCATTATCTCCATCCACAAGCTATACCCTTTGAAAATATTAACCCATTTACTGAAGAACCTGTAGTACTTACTTTGCCCGCTGTATTTGAAAAAATGGTAAAGCAGGGAAGGGGTGGGTTTTGTTTTGAACAAAATTTGCTTTTCGGTGCGGTTTTAAATACAATTGGATTTGATGTTGTTGGCTTATCCGCTAGGGTTTTTTGGGAAATAGTTGTTGGGGAAGTTCGTCCAAGAGATCACATGTTATTGCTTTTAAGCTTAGATGGTGTGAAATACTTGTTGGATGTTGGTTTTGGTTCAGCATCTTTTTCAGCGCCTTTGGTTTTGAATAAAGAGGGGATTCAAAACACAGGGGATTATGAGTACCGCATTAGCTATGTTTCTGAATTTCACTATTTGGAAATAAAGATAAAAAATGACTGGAAACTGATGCATCGATTTGGGCTTGAACACCAAATGTTACCTGATTATGAAGTGGTAAGTTGGTATTTGTGTACCCATCCCACATCCGTCTTCATTAAAGATTTAATGGTGGCAAGAAGTTTTCAGGGAGGGAGATATACCCTTTTCAACAATCAGTTTACAGTTCATAAAAAGAATGAGGCCAGTACCAAAAAGAAACTTGATACTGCAGAAGAGATAATGGATGTTCTAAAAGAGAAAATGCTAATAAATCTTCCTGAGCGTGATAAGTTAAAAGATAAAGTCCAAAGGTTGTTAAAAGAGATACAAAACAGTTAG
- a CDS encoding sulfatase-like hydrolase/transferase, which translates to MKKIQIYILIFVLNLHIPFLSIHAQNSTPPNIIIILADDIGYGDLGGYYGGKANTPHLNLLAQKGMLFTDFHSNGAMCSPTRAALLTGRYQQRVGIEDPLPGYWQKPGVGSVNGINSNSHAKPKTIADHLKSAGYATAFFGKWHLGNHPNANPINFGFDEFRGLTSGCGDYFSKIDRYGYQDWWHNDQLTFQKGYTTDVITSNGIDFIKKNKKQPFFLYLAHLGVHFPWQSPADSNLQTRIKGEDFTSNKPGSHSKLGPHQPKDVPEILKEMIQSLDRNVGLLVEFLEAEGLDKNTLVFFTSDNGQYLDYDGSTWPKVGSNGKLRGEKGDLYEGGHRVPAIAYWPGKIPENVISNETLMSMDILPTLLEIIGSPMPNQNGNHALDGSSFLNVITQKKEMPERTVFWKTPEAKAARMGDWKFIQDEINPEGALYNLKSDLSESKNLKLENSEVYQSLSQAMRKWEKEIVVSNLTATSEQ; encoded by the coding sequence ATGAAAAAAATACAAATTTATATCTTGATTTTTGTTTTAAACCTCCACATTCCTTTTCTTTCTATTCATGCCCAAAATTCTACACCACCCAATATCATCATCATTTTGGCTGATGACATCGGTTATGGAGACCTAGGTGGTTATTATGGTGGAAAAGCCAATACTCCTCACTTAAACCTTTTGGCTCAAAAAGGAATGCTATTCACGGATTTTCACAGTAATGGCGCCATGTGCTCACCTACACGTGCGGCATTGTTAACAGGACGCTACCAGCAAAGGGTAGGTATAGAAGATCCCTTACCGGGTTACTGGCAAAAACCAGGAGTTGGAAGTGTAAATGGTATAAACAGTAATAGCCATGCTAAACCTAAAACCATCGCAGACCATTTGAAAAGCGCCGGCTATGCAACCGCCTTTTTTGGTAAGTGGCACCTGGGAAATCATCCAAATGCCAATCCTATAAATTTTGGTTTCGATGAATTTAGAGGGTTGACTTCAGGCTGTGGTGATTATTTTAGTAAAATAGACAGGTATGGGTATCAAGACTGGTGGCACAATGACCAATTGACTTTTCAGAAAGGTTATACCACAGATGTGATCACTTCAAATGGGATAGACTTTATCAAGAAAAATAAAAAGCAACCTTTCTTTCTTTATCTGGCCCATCTTGGCGTACACTTCCCTTGGCAATCACCTGCCGACAGCAACCTACAAACACGGATAAAAGGAGAAGATTTCACCAGCAATAAACCGGGGTCTCATAGTAAATTAGGTCCCCACCAGCCCAAGGATGTACCTGAAATTTTAAAGGAAATGATTCAATCCCTGGACCGAAACGTAGGACTGCTCGTTGAATTTTTGGAAGCAGAAGGCTTGGATAAGAACACGCTTGTATTTTTCACCTCAGACAATGGACAATACCTTGATTACGATGGCTCTACCTGGCCGAAAGTAGGGTCGAATGGGAAACTTAGAGGGGAAAAAGGAGACCTCTATGAAGGTGGACACAGGGTTCCGGCGATTGCCTATTGGCCGGGAAAAATACCGGAAAACGTAATTTCTAATGAAACCCTGATGAGTATGGATATCTTGCCTACTCTTCTAGAAATAATTGGCAGCCCAATGCCAAATCAAAATGGAAACCATGCCTTGGATGGATCAAGCTTTCTAAACGTTATCACACAAAAGAAAGAAATGCCTGAAAGAACCGTATTTTGGAAAACACCTGAAGCTAAAGCAGCTAGAATGGGTGACTGGAAATTTATTCAGGATGAAATTAACCCTGAGGGAGCGCTGTATAATCTTAAGTCAGACTTGTCGGAAAGCAAAAACCTAAAATTAGAGAATTCTGAGGTTTACCAAAGCCTTTCGCAGGCCATGAGGAAGTGGGAGAAAGAAATAGTTGTAAGTAACCTGACAGCTACCTCAGAACAGTAA